TATGAAGGATGCCACCCCAGCTAGGGTCCTTGATCTTGTAGTCAGCAGGGTTCCTTCCCATATGGTCTTAGGTCCCCTTAACTTGATtccctcccccagtgctgggaggaacCTCTAGCATGTAGACACGCACTCTACCATTAAGCTGCATCCCcagtcctttattttttaaattgttctcaCTAAATTgggtaggctggccttgaacttagtatTCCTGAGCAGCTGGATTGCCAGGCCTGATCTCCCTCACAGTACACCTGTTTCTCAGCCAGCTGTTGAAGGACCCACAGGTGCTGTTTGCTGGCTACAAAGTCCCCCACCCCTTGGAGCACAAGATCATCATTCGTGTGCAGACCACTCCAGACTACAGTCCTCAGGAGGCCTTCACCAATGCCATCACAGACCTCATCAGTGAGCTCTCTCTGCTGGAGGAACGATTCCGGGTAAGCAGCTGGGCAGGGACTTGTGAATTGTGTTGATTCAGCAGCAGAGCTGGCCCCGTCCCCAACTAGCATCCCCCAATCAGGGTCCGAGACATAACTTAGTGGTACATTGTTTGCCTAGCACAATCAAGGCCTTAGGTACCATCTTCAGCATCAAAAACCATAACCAAAATCTCTCCCCTTTGCCACTGGCTCTTCTGGCTCATAAGGCTTCTGAGACTCCTGAGGGAATCTTCATCCCAGGATGGGAGTCGCAGTTATTGGTCAGGGACCCTCACCTTTTGAGATTTTCATCTCACTTGGCTCCATCCCTAGCCCTCAGCAAACAGGTGCCTCAGAGCAGGGAAGGTGGAACCTGCTGAAGCACCTGCACCCTGGAGCCTTTGGGTACTGGTCTGCCTTGTGTGATAGTCTCTGGAGAACTTCTAGAAGGACTGCAGTGCCAGGTTCCTGGTGCCACACAAGCAGGGGATACTGGGGTCATTCCATGTAGTCACTGCCATTGTCCTTCCTCTTCAGGTGGCCATCAAGGACAAGCAAGAAGGAATTGAGTAGCAGCTAAAAGGAGCATTGCTTAATGGCTGGAAGGCTGGTGCACACACCCTCAGGCTCCTTTCAGTATTCTCGATAACAGCCACCCTCTCCTCTCTGTAGCTGGATGTTGCCCTGTTCTGTATATAGATTGCTATTTTCCTAATAAAGTACAGCAGGAAAAGACCCATATGCAGCAGGACAGCAGCATGTGGGTTACCTGTGCACAGCAGGTGGCCTGTCACACAAGAGACCTAACCACAGACTGCGGCAGACCCTGGGGCTGCTGGGGAGGGAGGTCCTTGTCCTTGGATCTCTGTTTGCAAGCTGCTGCTTCTACTGGCCTCTTAGTCCACAGTagagaatttaataaaaatactcaCTGGTACAAAAACCTCTACCATTAGCCCCAAGCTGATACGCTGTGACCCTGATACCCTGCCTGTGCAAGCTAGCAACTCCTCCAGATGGACACGATGTTGGAGTCAGTCAGAGCAGTGAGGTACGTAAAAGCTGCATTGGCCACAACCGTGTTTACCATGGTCTTGGTCACTGGTTGGCCCTGTGCTACTGGCTGAGGCCATTTCAGGATCTAAGGAGGGAAAAAGAAGGTGCTAGGCTCCTACCAACCAAAGAGCAGCCCAAGGATATCAAGGATGCACAGGGGGCCCATGTGGCAATAGTACCTGAGTTGGGGCCTGCGGAGTTGCTGCCAGTGGAGGCGGCTGCTTTAGCAGGTGTCCAACATCATAGATCCATACGCTGCCCTCCTCATCACCACACAGCACAAGGTTCTTGTCTGCCAGGACAAGCGGGGGTCTAAGATAGGGCcagggtggggggtaggggtggaaAGGGTGTGATGGGGTGGGCAGGCTCACCAGGACAGGTGCTGAGTGAGAAGTAAGCCAAATTGGTGGGTGACCACTGCAGCCGGGCCAGGATGACCACAGGCAACACAGACCGGCTGTCCCGGCCTGCCCACGTCTGGCTCCAGCTCCACAGGTAGATAACGCCCTGTCCACTCCCTTTAGAGGCTGCAGGGAGAGAGATGAGCTCAGGCTGATTGCACATCTAAGCTGGCTGTTGCCACAACCTCCCTGGTCCCCAATAGTTGCCTCAGTACCCTTAGAGCTAAATTCCAGCCCAGGCTATCCCAGCTGGGGTCACTCACCCACAACATCGTCACTCACAAATGCCAGCCCGTCCACTCTCTGCCCTGACATCTTGGAGTCTTCAGAGAAGATTAATTCCACTTCACACACCCTGCAGAAGACATTCCCCTTCCCATGCTGAGCAGTCTCAGGGTTTCCCACATGGACAGATGAGCCACAAAAGTTCCTCAGAGCTGCTTCCCTGGTATGGATATCCTATTTCTACCCTCCACGTGCCCTGGGATATACCTCATTGCCCTTCCTCACAGGCGTGGACACCAAGCTAGGGCAGGAGGGTCACACTGCTGGGTGACAGGACCAGGGGCTCAGGAGCTTGCAGTGTGGTGATTAAAGGCAAAGAGGACAGTCCCTGGACAGGGCTTCCAAGGCAGCCCAAGCAACATTGTGGTGTGCCCAGGGCCCAGGCAAACCCAGCTTTGGGGTCCAGCTGTCCAGGCATCCCCGGCATCCTTACCTTTGCTTTTTGGGCTGGTCTAGCCGCAcatcccagcagcagcagcctcccTCACAGCCAGCTATCAGGAAGTCATCCGGACAGGGGGCAACAGGGCAGAGGCGCAAGGGGACAGAGCTGCAGTTGAGCATGAGTAGCTGGCTGCCAACACGGGTGTGGGAAACCATGAGCTGTGGGCCATGAACATCACCCTTAGCAGTCCGCCCctctccagcctggtccacagccTCACCTAGCCTGGAACTGGTATTCATGGTTGGGCACCCCAATGTCCCAGAGGATGATCCGTTTGTCGTAAGAGGcagctgtgggggggggggttgggggatggagggaagagGGTAGCCCTCAGAAGATCCCGCCCCCTCTTGCAGGTTGAATCTGTGAGTTGGGTCCCTCAACTAGCTTAATCAGAAGCAGGCAGAAAGGGCAGCAGACTGCGGCTAGGACAAGAACTCGGGGCCACAATCCCCAGTCCTGTCTGAGCCCAGTGTGCACAGCATCATAGCCGTCTTTGTAGCACATCTGGCTCCTTCGTTGGGCTCACCATACCCAAGGGGCAGGGTTATCTCCCTTGGTCCCAGGCAGAGTAGAAGCAAGGAGCCCAAGTTGCTAGGAAACGTCAAGGCTGCATAGCATGCTGGAATGGAGATCCTGGTTGGTCAAGAAGCTACCTCACTTCTGACTAAAGCCATCTGGGCCCAGCATCCTGTGAGCCTTGTCACCCCAGAAAAGAGACCCAGGACAGCAGGGCAGAAAGACTACAGTGCTGATAAAGTTCAGAGGTGAGGGTCTTACTGAAGAGGTGGGTCTCGTGGGTGGGGCTGAAGCAGAGGGTGGCAATGGCCTTCTTATGGGCTCGGATGACGCTGCAGCAAAAGCCTGCACGCACATGGAGCAGCCGGATCATGCCCCGGAGGCCTGCAGCTGCCAGCATGTTCCAGCGCTTCTTGTGTCCTGCCTGGGTGACCACCGTCAGGGCTGTCCAGGCCACCGAGAAGAACTCCtgaagggtgggaaggaggaaatggtCGTGAGCAGGAACAAGTGGCAGCCTGCTTGGAGGGCTAGCCTGGGGCAGTAAGGCCCAACAAAGAAAAGCCCCCAGGAGGGCTGTGGGTGGCTGCGGAGCCAGGGAAAGGGCTCAGAGGCAGAGCAGTTGCAGGAAATAGAGAGCTTAGCTTGGACCCAGCAGTCTTCAGGAAGAGGACCCTGGCACTCACCTCGCCTGGTACCTTGTATTTATGGAGAACGATGCCTGTCTGGCAGTCTATCACGCAAACAGCCTCTCCACCACATGTGGCCACAGTCTGTGATGTGGCCCCCGAGTGTCCTGTTTTATGGTATCAGCCACATAAACAACTTTTCTGTAAAGTGCTTCCCTATAGTCTCTCTTCCAGGCCTCCATgacatttattaataaaaattataacagTATTATTTGTTGGAcaggggatagaacccagggcctcacacgatagacaagtgctctaccactgtaCTACTCCCATGGCCTTTTTACCTTTTAAACAAATAGTGCAtggttatgtatgtgtgtcacgTGGGGTGTATGCACATAAGTGCAGGTACTcatggaggccggaagagggcattaAATTCCTGGGAGCTGGCGTTACTGGCAATTGTGAGCTGTCCATGGTagaagctgggaaccaaacttcagccctctacaaaagcagcaagcactcttagccagTCAGCTGTCTCCAAcccttgatttgtttttgtttttttgagacaaggtttctctgtggagcctttggctgtcctggaactcgctctgtagaccatgctggccttgaactcagagattctcctgcatctgctccagagtgctgggattaaaggcgtgcgccaccgccaCCCACTTCCATCCCTTTCTACCCTAAAAACAATCTCACTGAATTCCTCAAGGATCTTTTAATCTGACTGCCACTGAGTACCACTGTGTGACCCAAGCCTCCCACTGCCCGTGGGCCCCAGTGTGTACCCTCCTCCCTGGCAGGCTCAAAGGCACAGGCCCACAGCTGGGTCTCCAGGTCCTTAGGGCTGTTGTTTCTGCTATGGCACTGCAGGAAGTGCAGGGGTTCCAGGTGTAGGGCAGCCTGTGGGGGCACAGGTGGTTATAGTTGCCCCTGGCTTGCTCCCTCTCTGGCACACTCCCCCTGCCATCTGGGGAGCTTACCTGCCCTCCATCAGAGTCCACAGGTTTGTCCTCTGTCTTGGCTGCTGGGGAGGAACACACTCGCTTGATGGAAGGGAGGTCGAGTGGGACATTATCTGGCCGCTTGGAGGCCACCGCTCTGCACTGTGGAAGGAGGGAACGTGCGCCCGTGCCCCAGAGGGTTTCTCCCGTGGCTACAGGCTTAACTACACCCTCAAAAGTATGTAAAGCAAGAACTGAGCTACTGTCACAGGGGGAACTTGGTCTGTGTTAGGgctgaacatttaaaatgttctcCAAGGGCCCAAAGTTTAAAAAGCTGGGTCACCAGTCTATGGGGCTACTCAAAAGTACAGTGTAGGTGAAGGGACTTAGGTCACTGGGAGGCTTCCCTTTGAAGGGGACACTGGGATACCAGCTATCATGAGATTCACAGACATCCTTGCTGTGTGAGCTCACAATACAAACAGCCTTGGGCCAAGCAACTATGGACTGAAACCACAAACCCAAACTAACCTTTCCTTCCAGTAGGCTAGTTActctgggtattttgtcacagcgaGGGCAGGCTGACTACCATCACCTGAGTTCATGTGGAGGCCCCTCTCTGGTCTAGCTCAGAAAGGCCTGTGGCCCTCACAGCCCTGTGGAAACACACTCACCCTGGGCTTGGAGGCAGCTGCAGCCTGTGGCGGCTCCTTTCGTATGTCAGCTTCCTGCACCTGGGCCCCACCTGAGGCCACCAGTTTCTCAGCGATCATCTGCACCTGGGTAGGGCCAGGCCGTCAGCAGGCTGAGCACAGTCTCAGGTGCCCTTATCCTCTCCCCAGACACCTTGCCACCAGGAGCTTGTGCCTCTCAAAGTAGGAAAAGGGCCTCCCTAGGCACAAGGGCCACCATTCCCTGACCCATCCCATTCACCACTGTCCCCCAATCCATAGAGCCAGGGACTTCTCTAGGACAACCTAGAGCCAGGGAAGCCAACTCCCGCATAGTGTCCCTCATTAGTGACATACCCGCCACTGGGTGAACTCGCTGAGAGACTCAGGGCCATAATGCACGTCCCTGATGGCAGATGTCACGAAGTCAGTCTGGAATTTGTCAGCTTCCTCTTCAGGGTTCACGGTGGCCATGAACTTCTCCCAGTGAGCTGTGACCTGCCAAAAAGGGACCAGATCCAGACCCAGCCCCAGTCCCCTGGCCATACACAGTACCTTCACCCTACATCCTTCTGAGCACAAGTTGTCCTTCTGAGCACCTATCTGAGCTTCTGAGAACATAGCCTCTTATTCTCTACTAGCATAGCCTAAGTCACATAAATTGAAACCAGTCTGATTCACCTAGGTGgagtggtaatcccagcacttgggaggctgaggcagaagtttCCCAGGCCatctgggctatataagaccctgtctcaaaaaacaagttcatgggctggagagatggctcagccgtttaagagcactgactgctcttccagaggacctggctttaaatcccagcattcacatggcagctcacaactgtctcttaacttttcaagatctgacacccttacacacacatttcatgcaggtaaaataccgatgcacataaaataaaataagtaaattattaaaacaaaaaacacaaaccaaaaacagCTCACTGCAGTTGTAGCCTCCCTGCTGTAcacctttgagacagggcctccaaACATGGGAagcaacaaaaaaaccacacTCAACACACCAGACTCAGAGTAACACCTCTGTTACACACGCCCCAAAAATCCACTTCCCCCACCAATACCTTGCTGACGTGACAAggaccacccccccccacccccccacccccgccgtCAACTTCCCATCATCCTTACCCTGTAGGTCAGCTCCCGATCCAGGTTCTCCACCTGTGAGCAGGCAGAGGCTGCTTCCTTCCCGTTGACCTTACGTAGCTTGGGCAGGAGAAAGCAGACTTTCAGGTTGTCATTGACCTAAAAGATGAAGGGATAACTGAAAGCCAGGAATAGTGGagaatgcctgtaaccccaaaatTCGGGGAGAGTATGGTGGGGATGTTTCATGTTTGATGCCAGTCTGGGATACGCAGTGAGGTGGAGGCCAGTCTGAGTTACAAAGCAAGAGTGTCTCAAActagcaaaacaacaaaaacccagttaAGAGATTGCTTTCTTAGCatgcataaagacctgagtttgatccccaggactgcATAAAACAGGCTTGGTGGAGCGCGACTCAAGAGGTCACAGGAAGGAAGATCAGAaaggagctcaaggccatccttggctacacagttcatttgaaaccagcctgagcaacatgagaccccatctcaaagaaaacAGAACCCAACAAAATAGTGAACCTGGAGTCCCAGTCCTTAGCACTGAATTGGTCAGACCTCCTCCCTCTCACCGTCAGGAAGGGGTTGCCTTCAAGGCTGAGCTCCTCCAGGTCCGGAAATTGGTGCAAAGCAGTAACATCCCCCAGCTGGTTGTTGGTGCAGCGAAGGATGAGCAGACGGGACAGGCCCAGGTTGGCAGGCAGCGTCTCCAGCAGGTTGTTAGACAGGTCAAGTTCCTTCAGCTGCTTCAGGCGCCCCAGGAGATTGGGGTCCAAGTGCTCTGACCGCAGCTCCAGCCCCGAGAGACTGGGGTGAGGGCAGAGATCAAGAAAGCTCAGGAGGCTGGGCAGACCCTTTCACTaatcacccccacccctgcccccacctgcCCCACAGGGATTTGCACCAAGCAATTCTCATGGTGAAGAATAAGCatgggcttatttattttttaactttgctagcctgaactcaccatgtagactaggctggcctcaaaactcaaaGATCCAATAcacaactcactgtgtagtctaggAAACCCTTGAACGTACTCTCCTGTACTCTCCGGCCTCTACCTTCGTTGGGATGACAGGCCACCACTAGGGAGAAGTTCGGAGGGCAATAGTGATGGAACCCTGTGGAAACTCCTCCTTGCATGTCCCACAAGCACAAACAGAGCTACATCTGAGGCTCaagcccccatttttttttaagttttatttattatgtatacaacattctgcttccatgtatatctgcacaccagaaggcaccagatctcataacagatggttgtgagccatcatgtgggttctgggaattgaactcaggacctctggaagagcagccagtgctcttaacctctgagccatctctccagccttctagCCCCCActtctaaaattacatttttatttattacagtatctgtgcatgtgtgttggtgtgtgtggatGGGCACAGTTCAAAGTGTGGCTAAGAAGGTCAGGTTTAGGAAActagttctctccttcaacaGTCTGGGTCCAAGGGAGTGAACTCGGGCTTGgtgacaggcacctttacccGAGGGACCATTCCTCTGGTCCGCTTTCCCTCCTTTAAAGAACTGTTTGttattgggcatggtggcacacgcctttaatcccagcaattgggaggcagagaggcaggaggatagctgtgcgttcgaggccagcctggtctataaagcgagtTCCTGGACAACCAGGGATGTTTCACAGAGAACCCTGTTTCGAATAAAAAAgttatctttttgagacagggtcgcagaccgtagctcaggctggcttccaagACACAACATTCGTCTTGCGCCAGGCCCTCGAGCGCTAGATCTCTCAACAACTTTAGAACCTAAGGCCTCCAAGTTCCCGCTGGAATGCTTTGCCTCGTTCCGGCAGGCTCCTCCCGCGCTACTCTGGCTTGCTCAACAGTCTTTGCACCCTCCGTAAACAAGCTCCTGACTCCGGGCTGGGGCTGCAATTAACTCCGCCACCTCCGTTAGGCGGGAGGTGCCGGCTCGACGCGGCCCGAGCCCCGCTAACAGAATAGCTTGGGCAGGCGGGGCTGGGGAGGGTCTGAGACTTGCACCCCTGCCCGCCAGGCGACCCGGGAGGGGACAGGACCCCGCGCACCCCGCCAGCTCTTACTCCAGACTCCGGATCTTTCCCAGGTTGTTGGTCTTGGGTCGCCCGCGTTGAAAGAGCAGCCGCCGCGTGAGGGGAGCCATGGGTGTCCAACCCGCGCCTCCACCAAGTCCGGCCACTAACGCCCGCCCGCAGCCCAGGAGCCCAGGAGATGGCGCACAGCAAACCCTCTAAAAGTCCGTGCGACCGGAAGGAAACAGAACGCTGGCGGTGCGCCCCGCAGGGTGACTCCGCGTACGAGGACTGCAACTCCCAGCAGCCCCTGCGCCGTGCGCCTGCGCTGTGACGGCTTGGAGGGCGCCATGGCGGCGGCTGCGGCCGTTGCCGGGGCGGCTGAAACTACTCGTTTGCAGGCTTGCGGCTGCAAGGGCATCCGGACCTGTCTTATTTGCGAGAGGCAGCGCCACGGGTCCCCTCCCCGGCAGATCTCCCCTCAGGTACGAGCTGAGAGAAGATTTAAACCCGGAAAATCTATTCCTCTtaatgggaaactgaggcccgaGCTTGCCCGTGAAACGGGAGCTGCTTGGAGCGCTCATAGCTTTGTCATTCACAGGAACCCAAAAGTGGACGCTCCCTAAGTGCCATCATCAGAAAATGAATGGGATAGCGGGCGGGGAGCGCTGGTGTGCGCCAGATTCCTGCATTtgaaaggcagagaggcagggccAGCCTCGGCCGCAGCGAGTTTGCGAGTTTGCGGAGAGGTCTTGGAAGCAGGAAGTGGCTGTCACCTCTGTGGCTTTTAGTGGCGCCAAACTTGGACTTAATACCTGGGCCGGTATATTCTGAAGAGTTTTAAAAGAACTTTAAATTCAAGTACTAGAAGGATCCTTGGGTGAGGAGTCTCTGTTGGTGCTAAAATGCCCAACATCTTGTGAAAAACGGTGTGCAGGGCCTCATGGACCGATCACATGATCCACCATGTTCCTGGGTCAGTATGCAAAagaaagttattttgttttgttttgtttttcttactctAGTTAGAGGCCCAGGTCTCCCCTTTCAAATGCTacgattacaggcatgtgtcaccatgtctggctcataGTAGCCTCCACAGTAATCAAAGGGTGGATGCTACCCAAGTGTGACTTGAAgagtgggcagtggtggggctGGCCTGTGATCTCACAACTGGGGAGCTGGAAGCAGGAGGCTTGGGAGTTCATACATAGCtgcagctacatagcaagtttaaaaCCAGACCAACCTaattaagactttgtctcaaaagaacaaagacagagacacacaataaACTGAtgaatggacaaaaaaaaaaaatctgggataTCTAAACAGTAGGTTGTTACATAACTTGGAAAGGAAGGAGATTCAGACATATTTACACATGGATTAACCTTGAGGGCATGATGCTCAGTGAAAGAAGCTAATCActggctggggtgtggctcagtggtggagccctgcctagaattccccagtgaggggctggggtgtggctcagtggtggagcccctgcctagaattccccagtgaaggggctggggtgtggctcagcggtggagcccctgcctagaatcccccagtgaggggctggggtgtggctcagtggtggagtgcttgcctaatgtGCTAGTCCCCTGGGTTCTGTCTCCAGCTCTCACACATGTCCGTCACAGCAGGACAGATACTGTGCAGTCTATCTTGTAAGGTATCTAAAATAGAATCATAGACACAGAAAGTAGAGTGGTGGgagaagaaaatggggaaataatGTTTAATGGGTGTCTGGTGTCAGTTCTAGAAGTGAATAAGCATGGTGGTTATATACCAGTGTCCATGTACTCGGCTCCCTGAACTGGACAGAGAGAATGGTTAAGACACTAAATGTGGTATGTATGTCCTACAAGTTAAGCATTTGATGGTGGTGGGGGTACTTGGGactggtctcatgtagcccatgttTACTATATAGTGCAAGATGATCATGAGCTCTGACCATCTTGCTCCTAACACCTGTACACGAGAATTACATGTATTTTGCTGGTGATGAAAcccaggcttcatgcatgctagtcaGGGACTCTGCTATCTGAGCTAcccccttcctttttaaaataatctatattATTTTACAGTCATTGGTGTTATAATAAAAGCTATGATAAAGCTtgtgggggaccttggtggattccatggcaggcaagggtgactgaCTGCGtcgggggacaaacatgccaggcagacagattctaagttttattagaaagggtaagtgggggaaggaaagagaaaagaggtaaagagacacagagacagagagatgacaggagagaagagggagacaggaaaagtcctgtctgccccagaggaATAGCATGAAAGAGTGAAAGACAGCATAAGTGGGGgagggggtctttcttttaaaggggtccttggAACTCTgggttgaccagggtactgcctgagtgcattctgccaggtgacaggcagGCCAGCCTAATGCCTGACTTCTAATAAtcggtgttttgcttgcatatatgtctgtgtgagggtctcgaatcccctggaactggagttaacagacaggtgtgagctgccatgtgggtgctgggaattgagccgcAGTCTTCTGGAAAagtatccagtgctcttaacccctgagccatccctccagcccctaagCTGACCCTTTTTGAATGAGTTTCTACTgctactgaaggaaccagcttcccttttggcagccataatggccgaacacgtgcttctatgaccttgtcccagacaatagaaagtcagatgcctgtctcgtgacaaggaaccaatcggaagttagctggttgcgctatgctttacgaccctgggtgtgctttacggacaagcacacagcaatgacgtagtagagagcatagcaaccaccctgggagggtctatgggccataacaatcagttgaccaatcaacacagggcaagccctccaagcctggaggcacaccaatcctgagcctgtgcgtacccctagacactccccttatgctgccctataagatctttcggg
This genomic stretch from Cricetulus griseus strain 17A/GY chromosome 4, alternate assembly CriGri-PICRH-1.0, whole genome shotgun sequence harbors:
- the LOC100766101 gene encoding DNA-directed RNA polymerase II subunit RPB11-a: MNAPPAFESFLLFEGEKKITINKDTKVPNACLFTINKEDHTLGNIIKSQLLKDPQVLFAGYKVPHPLEHKIIIRVQTTPDYSPQEAFTNAITDLISELSLLEERFRVAIKDKQEGIE
- the Lrwd1 gene encoding leucine-rich repeat and WD repeat-containing protein 1 isoform X2 translates to MAPLTRRLLFQRGRPKTNNLGKIRSLDLSGLELRSEHLDPNLLGRLKQLKELDLSNNLLETLPANLGLSRLLILRCTNNQLGDVTALHQFPDLEELSLEGNPFLTVNDNLKVCFLLPKLRKVNGKEAASACSQVENLDRELTYRVTAHWEKFMATVNPEEEADKFQTDFVTSAIRDVHYGPESLSEFTQWRVQMIAEKLVASGGAQVQEADIRKEPPQAAAASKPRCRAVASKRPDNVPLDLPSIKRVCSSPAAKTEDKPVDSDGGQAALHLEPLHFLQCHSRNNSPKDLETQLWACAFEPAREEGHSGATSQTVATCGGEAVCVIDCQTGIVLHKYKVPGEEFFSVAWTALTVVTQAGHKKRWNMLAAAGLRGMIRLLHVRAGFCCSVIRAHKKAIATLCFSPTHETHLFTASYDKRIILWDIGVPNHEYQFQASQLLMLNCSSVPLRLCPVAPCPDDFLIAGCEGGCCCWDVRLDQPKKQRVCEVELIFSEDSKMSGQRVDGLAFVSDDVVASKGSGQGVIYLWSWSQTWAGRDSRSVLPVVILARLQWSPTNLAYFSLSTCPDKNLVLCGDEEGSVWIYDVGHLLKQPPPLAATPQAPTQILKWPQPVAQGQPVTKTMVNTVVANAAFTYLTALTDSNIVSIWRSC